One genomic window of Serinus canaria isolate serCan28SL12 chromosome 4, serCan2020, whole genome shotgun sequence includes the following:
- the LOC103822543 gene encoding uncharacterized protein LOC103822543 isoform X2, with translation MDRYRYFIFNQRNMVVLGMFQVAFSTVCVTSGFIDGIFRTESQLGKTRAPIWAGMVMGVPGVLALFSSQRKNPVLVNVLIVASIMSCVAIFIVIVYSSFTLSYGEEEELSSAPVHVIHTRFILSKVVKGANIAMLAVSICSAFSVLAMAYLGCRSLPRCSCYDSVTGMEWLQPSEDQNQAVEMICAVQSPGGRIFNFTDRFPAQDVDAEEDTSKPPPYIRMT, from the exons ATGGATCGGTATCGATATTTCATCTTTAACCAGAGGAACATGGTCGTGCTGGGGATGTTCCAGGTTGCCTTCAGCACCGTCTGTGTCACCAGTGGGTTCATAGATGGCATTTTCAGAACAGAGTCTCAGCTGGGCAAAACCAGAGCTCCAATTTGGGCTGGCATG GTGATGGGAGTCCCAGGCGTCCTGGCTTTGTTCTCCTCGCAGAGGAAGAATCCAGTTCTT GTGAATGTACTGATAGTTGCTTCCATAATGTCTTGTGTTGCCATCTTCATTGTAATAGTTTATAGCTCCTTCACACTGAGCtatggggaagaggaggagctgagTTCTGCCCCAGTCCATGTTATCCATACT aggTTCATACTCAGTAAAGTTGTCAAGGGTGCCAACATagccatgctggctgtgtcCATCTGCAGTGCCTTTTCTGTGCTGGCCATGGCTTACTTGGGATGCCGGAGCCTTCCACGCTGCTCCTGCTATGACAGTGTGACTGGCATG GAATGGTTGCAGCCCAGTGAGGACCAAAATCAGGCTGTGGAAATGATTTGTGCTGTACAAA GCCCTGGAGGGAGAATTTTTAACTTCACAGATCGGTTTCCAGCCCAGGATGTAGATGCAGAAGAAGACACATCCAAACCTCCACCATATATCAGAATGACTTGA
- the SETD7 gene encoding histone-lysine N-methyltransferase SETD7 encodes MDSDEETLEEIVEGHLDDDGLPHGFCTVTYSSTDRFEGNFVHGEKNGRGKFFFFDGSTLEGYYVDDALQGQGIYTYEDGVVLHGTYVDGELNGPAQEYDSDGRLIFKGQYKDNIRHGICWIYYPDGGSLVGEVNEDGEMTGEKIAYVYPDGKTAYSGRFIDGEMIEAKLATLTAVEDGKPQFEVVPGSPVYSFDKSTSSCISTNALLPDPYESERVYVDVSLISSAGEGLFSKIAAEASTVMSFYNGVRITHQEVDSRDWALNGNTISLDDETVIDVPEPYNHAAKYCASLGHKANHSFTPNCTYEPFVHPRFGPIKCIRTIRAVEKDEELTVAYGYDHNPVGQNGPEAPEWYQLELKAFQAAQQK; translated from the exons atggACAGCGACGAGGAGACGCTGGAGGAGATCGTGGAAG GGCATCTAGATGACGATGGGCTGCCACATGGATTCTGTACAGTAACCTATTCATCGACAGACAGATTTGAAGGAAATTTTGTGCATGGAGAAAAGAATGGCCGCggcaaattcttctttttcgATGGAAG CACCCTGGAGGGGTACTATGTTGATGACGCCCTGCAAGGCCAGGGAATCTACACCTACGAGGATGGAGTGGTCCTACATGGCACCTATGTGGATGGAGAGCTGAATGGCCCAGCCCAGGAATACGACAGTGACGGGCGGCTGATATTCAAAGGGCAGTATAAAGACAACATCCGACATGGAATCTGTTGGATTTATTACCCG GATGGAGGCAGCCTTGTGGGAGAAGTGAATGAAGATGGGGAGATGACTGGAGAAAAAATAGCCTATGTGTATCCTGATGGAAAGACTGCATATTCTGGAAGGTTCATAGATGGAGAAATGATAGAAGCAAAACTGGCAACTCTGACAGCTGTTGAGGATGGGAAACCTCAATTTGAAGTAGTTCCAGGCA GCCCAGTGTACAGTTTTGACAAATCCACTTCATCCTGCATTTCTACAAATGCCCTTCTTCCTGATCCTTATGAATCAGAAAg GGTGTATGTGGATGTCTCTCTcatttccagtgctggagaAGGATTGTTTTCAAAAATAGCAGCAGAAGCCAGTACAGTGATGTCCTTCTATAACGGAGTGCGAATTACACACCAGGag GTAGACAGCAGAGACTGGGCCCTCAATGGAAATACAATATCCCTGGATGATGAAACAGTCATAGACGTGCCAGAGCCCTACAACCACGCTGCCAAGTACTGTGCCTCACTGGGGCATAAGGCCAACCATTCCTTCACTCCTAACTGTACCTATGAGCC GTTTGTTCATCCTCGTTTTGGGCCCATCAAGTGTATCCGTACCATCAGGGCTGTGGAGAAGGATGAGGAGTTGACAGTGGCTTATGGGTATGATCACAACCCGGTGGGGCAGAATGGGCCTGAAGCACCAGAGTGGTACCAACTGGAATTGAAAGCTTTCCAGGCTGCCCAGCAAAAGTGA
- the LOC103822543 gene encoding uncharacterized protein LOC103822543 isoform X1 has product MAGSVPLQEEPFSDPGRPGCSSPFSVFRGLCGNQSRMDRYRYFIFNQRNMVVLGMFQVAFSTVCVTSGFIDGIFRTESQLGKTRAPIWAGMVMGVPGVLALFSSQRKNPVLVNVLIVASIMSCVAIFIVIVYSSFTLSYGEEEELSSAPVHVIHTRFILSKVVKGANIAMLAVSICSAFSVLAMAYLGCRSLPRCSCYDSVTGMEWLQPSEDQNQAVEMICAVQSPGGRIFNFTDRFPAQDVDAEEDTSKPPPYIRMT; this is encoded by the exons ATGGCCGGGTCGGTGCCGCTGCAG GAAGAGCCATTCTCCGACCCTGGAAGGCCCGGGTGCAGCTCGCCATTCTCCGTGTTCAGGGGTTTATGTGGGAATCAGAGCAGAATGGATCGGTATCGATATTTCATCTTTAACCAGAGGAACATGGTCGTGCTGGGGATGTTCCAGGTTGCCTTCAGCACCGTCTGTGTCACCAGTGGGTTCATAGATGGCATTTTCAGAACAGAGTCTCAGCTGGGCAAAACCAGAGCTCCAATTTGGGCTGGCATG GTGATGGGAGTCCCAGGCGTCCTGGCTTTGTTCTCCTCGCAGAGGAAGAATCCAGTTCTT GTGAATGTACTGATAGTTGCTTCCATAATGTCTTGTGTTGCCATCTTCATTGTAATAGTTTATAGCTCCTTCACACTGAGCtatggggaagaggaggagctgagTTCTGCCCCAGTCCATGTTATCCATACT aggTTCATACTCAGTAAAGTTGTCAAGGGTGCCAACATagccatgctggctgtgtcCATCTGCAGTGCCTTTTCTGTGCTGGCCATGGCTTACTTGGGATGCCGGAGCCTTCCACGCTGCTCCTGCTATGACAGTGTGACTGGCATG GAATGGTTGCAGCCCAGTGAGGACCAAAATCAGGCTGTGGAAATGATTTGTGCTGTACAAA GCCCTGGAGGGAGAATTTTTAACTTCACAGATCGGTTTCCAGCCCAGGATGTAGATGCAGAAGAAGACACATCCAAACCTCCACCATATATCAGAATGACTTGA